One stretch of Streptomyces sp. MMBL 11-1 DNA includes these proteins:
- a CDS encoding helix-turn-helix domain-containing protein gives MEQHNPSIRDEALALLRSGSTNRAVAEHLDVPRGTVGWWLHEDRKRRGVQYEPPTDCPVCTGRQVDRAAYAYLLGLYLGDGHITSKTKQHHLSIFCDAIWPGVIDEAESAMRTVMPMPRIGRRERDNCIEVKSYSKHWTCAFPQHGPGKKHERPIVLETWQQEIVGTHPWHFIRGLIHSDGCRNMNWTTRIVKGEQKRYEYPRYYFTNVSDDIRRLYTDTLDGLGIVWTHCTRAGKPYNISVARRASVALMDAHVGPKY, from the coding sequence ATGGAGCAGCACAACCCCTCGATACGTGACGAAGCACTTGCCCTCTTGCGGAGCGGAAGCACCAATCGAGCAGTGGCAGAACATCTCGACGTGCCGCGCGGAACCGTCGGCTGGTGGCTGCACGAGGACCGCAAGCGACGCGGTGTGCAGTACGAACCGCCCACCGACTGCCCTGTGTGCACAGGCCGACAGGTCGATCGCGCCGCCTACGCCTACCTACTGGGGCTGTACCTCGGCGACGGCCACATCACGTCGAAGACCAAGCAGCATCATCTATCGATCTTCTGCGACGCCATCTGGCCGGGCGTGATCGACGAGGCGGAATCGGCCATGCGCACGGTCATGCCGATGCCGCGCATCGGTCGGCGTGAGCGAGACAACTGCATCGAAGTGAAGTCGTACAGCAAACACTGGACCTGCGCCTTTCCACAGCACGGACCGGGCAAGAAGCACGAGCGGCCGATCGTTCTCGAAACGTGGCAGCAGGAAATCGTCGGCACCCACCCGTGGCACTTCATCCGCGGCCTCATCCACTCCGACGGATGTCGGAACATGAACTGGACAACCAGGATCGTCAAGGGCGAACAAAAGCGCTACGAGTACCCCCGGTACTACTTCACCAACGTCTCCGACGACATCCGCCGCCTCTACACCGACACCCTCGACGGACTCGGCATCGTATGGACACACTGCACCCGCGCGGGCAAGCCGTACAACATCTCCGTAGCCCGACGGGCATCCGTAGCCCTCATGGATGCGCACGTCGGGCCCAAATACTGA
- a CDS encoding ANTAR domain-containing response regulator, with protein MTTPESPQPVDAVDDDKSHVPPLTTRVVIAEDEALIRLDLKEMLEEEGYSVVGEAGDGQQAVELAREHKPDLVILDVKMPVLDGISAAEKIAEESIAPVLMLTAFSQRDLVERARDAGAMAYLVKPFSKSDVVPAIEMAVSRFAELKALESEIADLSQRLETRKLVDRAKSILQTDYGLSEPAAFRWIQKTSMDRRMSMQQLAEALIEDAEEKKKSAE; from the coding sequence GTGACCACCCCCGAGTCGCCCCAGCCCGTAGACGCCGTCGACGACGACAAGTCGCACGTCCCGCCGCTGACGACCCGCGTCGTCATCGCCGAGGACGAGGCCCTCATCCGCCTCGACCTCAAGGAGATGCTGGAGGAGGAGGGTTACTCCGTCGTCGGTGAGGCGGGCGACGGGCAGCAGGCCGTGGAGCTGGCCCGGGAGCACAAGCCGGACCTCGTCATCCTGGACGTGAAGATGCCGGTCCTCGACGGGATCTCCGCCGCCGAGAAGATCGCCGAGGAGTCCATCGCCCCGGTCCTGATGCTCACCGCGTTCTCGCAGCGCGACCTCGTCGAGCGGGCCCGGGACGCCGGGGCCATGGCGTATCTGGTGAAGCCGTTCAGCAAGAGCGACGTGGTGCCGGCCATCGAGATGGCCGTCTCCCGGTTCGCGGAGCTGAAGGCACTGGAGAGCGAGATCGCGGACCTTTCGCAGCGGCTGGAGACCCGGAAGCTGGTGGACCGGGCGAAGAGCATCCTCCAGACGGATTACGGGCTCTCCGAGCCGGCCGCGTTCCGGTGGATCCAGAAGACGTCGATGGACCGCCGGATGTCGATGCAGCAGCTGGCGGAGGCGCTGATCGAGGACGCCGAGGAGAAGAAGAAGTCGGCCGAGTAG
- a CDS encoding ABC transporter ATP-binding protein gives MTALLEVEDLRVAYGKIEAVKGISFTVEAGQVVTLIGTNGAGKTTTLRTLSGLLKPLGGRILFEGKPLANIPAHKIVSLGIAHSPEGRHIFPRLTITENLLLGAYLRNDKAGIEKDVQRAYDLFPILGERRKQAAGTLSGGEQQMLAMGRAMMSQPKLLMLDEPSMGLSPIMMQKIMETIVELKASGTTILLVEQNAQAALSLADQGHVMEVGKIVLSGAGSDLLHDESVRKAYLGED, from the coding sequence ATGACCGCACTGCTAGAGGTCGAAGACCTCCGGGTCGCCTACGGCAAGATCGAAGCGGTCAAGGGCATCTCCTTCACCGTCGAAGCCGGCCAGGTCGTCACCCTCATCGGCACCAACGGCGCGGGCAAGACCACCACCCTGCGCACCCTCTCCGGACTGCTCAAGCCACTCGGCGGCCGCATCCTCTTCGAGGGCAAGCCACTGGCCAACATCCCCGCCCACAAGATCGTCTCCCTGGGCATCGCCCACTCCCCCGAGGGACGCCACATCTTCCCCCGGCTGACGATCACCGAGAACCTCCTCCTCGGCGCCTACCTCCGCAACGACAAGGCAGGCATCGAGAAGGACGTCCAGCGCGCCTACGACCTCTTCCCCATCCTCGGGGAACGCCGGAAGCAGGCAGCGGGCACCCTCTCGGGCGGCGAGCAGCAGATGCTCGCCATGGGCCGCGCCATGATGTCCCAGCCCAAACTGCTCATGCTCGACGAGCCCTCCATGGGACTCTCCCCGATCATGATGCAGAAGATCATGGAGACCATCGTCGAACTCAAGGCCTCGGGCACCACGATCCTGCTCGTCGAGCAGAACGCCCAGGCCGCCCTGTCCCTCGCGGACCAGGGTCACGTCATGGAGGTCGGCAAGATCGTCCTCTCCGGCGCGGGCTCGGACCTGCTCCACGACGAGTCGGTCCGCAAGGCCTACCTCGGCGAGGACTGA